The sequence CGAAATCAATCAGCAAGAAAATGATACCGATAAACGGAACGAAGCAGAGTACGGTCACCGCGATACGGCCGATTCCCATCATTGGGTTGTCATTGTAGAAGTGGTGAATACCAAGTCCGCCCAAGAAGAGCGCGAGCAAGCCCGCGACCAGCTTGGTCTTATCCGATACTGCACCCGGGTAGCCCTGGTGAGGCGCCACCGGATAGCCCTGGTTTTGCGATGCCGGCGGGTATCCCTGCTGCCCACCTGCGGCCGGCTGCCCCTGCTGGAAACCCTGGCCCGGGTTCTGGCCGTAAGTTTGCTGACCCGACTGACCGAACTGCCCCGGCCCCGACGGGCCGTTCTGCGGGCCATGCTGCAGACCCTGGCCATACGTCTGCCCTGCGTTGAAATCCTGCCCCTGGCCCTGCCCGTACTGGCGCTCCTCGCGGTCCTTCGGGAACGGCGCATGCGTGGGCTGCCAGCCCTGCTGGGAGTAGCCGTGCTGGGCGGAATCGCCCTGCGCCGAGAAGCTCTGCGCAGAGTATCCCTGAGCCGCGGAGCCCTGCCCCTCCGCGTGCTGTGACGCGGACGAACCTGCATCCCCACCGGTGAATTCGTCACGCGAAACGCGGTGCGAGCCCGCCATGGGGGAAGCAGATTCGGAGCCCGGACTGCCGAAGTTGGTCTCGGAGCTCAGGAAGTCTGAGTTGTCGCGGTGCTTCCCGCTACCTAGGGAATCGCCGGCGTTGGAGTTGGTGCTGTCGTCGTTACGGAATGGGTTTTCTGGAGTGGACTGCTCATCGGAATTCGCCATAGCCGTTACAGTATCTAACTCACCGATTAAACGGCCGTTTGACAGCTAAAGTTCACTTCCTGTTAAGCAACAGGCAATTCCGGCGCCTAACGGCACAAATAAACGAGGCCCCACCCCAACGCTTCACCGCGCTTCAAGGGTGAGGCCTACGGAGGCGACTTTTAGCTAGTCGCCGATCTGGTCGCGCCCACGCTTGACGATGTTCGGGTCCGGCTCCCCGACCACCTCATGGTCCTTGTTCGTGTACTCGAACTTGGACAGCACGTAGCGCATGGCGTTGATGCGGCCACGCTTCTTGTCGTTGGACTTGATGGTGATCCAGGGCGACTCGTCGGTGTCGGTGTAGCGGAACTGCTCTTCCTTGGCGCGGGTGTAGTCGTCCCACTTGTCCAGCGACGCCAGGTCCATCGGGGACAGCTTCCACTGGCGCACCGGGTCGATCTGGCGGATGGCGAAGCGGGTGCGCTGCTCCTTGCGGGTCACGGAGAACCACAGCTTGGTCAGCGAAATACCGGAGCCCAGGATCATGTTCTCCAGCATCGGGACCTCGCGGAGGAACTCCGCGTGCTGGGTCTCGGTGCAAAAGCCCATGACGCGCTCGACACCGGAGCGGTTGTACCAGGAGCGGTCAAAGAAGACGATCTCGCCGCCGGATGGAAAGTGCTCGATGTAGCGCTGGAAGTACCAGGAGGTGGACTCACGCGGCGAAGGCTTTTCCAGCGCCACGGTGCGAGCACCGCGGGGGTTGAGGTGTTCGTTGAAGCGCTTGATGGTGCCGCCCTTGCCCGCGGCGTCACGGCCTTCGAAGATGATGATGTGGCGCTGGCCGGTTTCCTTGGTCCAGTTCTGCCACTTCAGCAGCTCAATCTGCAGGGCGCGCTTGACCTGCTCGTACTCGTCGCGGGACATGCGCTCGTCGTACGGGTAGTTCTCGCGCCAGGTTTGCACCTCGTTGCCGTCAGGGCCGAGGAGCGTGGGATCATCCTCATCCGTTTCATCGACGACGTAGCCGTCGGTTTCAGTGAGGTCAATTTCCGGCAGGTCGTCGTCTTTGAGGTCAGCCATGAGCACCAGCTTAACGATGTTTCACTCACCATAGGGCCACAATCTCCACCTCCGGGGACACTCTTTACTCAGTGTTCACTCGGAGGGACGCGGCCCTCGCCCGTGGGCCGCGCGGTACGGGCTTAGCTGTTGGCGATGACGTCAGCGATGTGGGCGTGGCCGCGGGAGTTCGCGTGGAACGGGAGGTTGAATGCCGGGCCGGTAGTGTCGATGACGCCAGCGAACTCACGGGACTCGTCCGGCCCGCACATCCCGTTGAACTCAGTGGACGGCTTCATGTCAATGAACTCGGTGCCGGTGCGCTCGGCGAGGCCACGCTGCATGTCCTGGGCGATGTTTTCGAAGTCGGTGACCATCGGCAGGTGGATAGGCGGAGCCGGCACGAGCTTGTCATCCACGACGTGGAGTGGGCACACGTTGCCGTCCTTGGAGATGGTCGGGTAGCCGACCATCTGGATGCGGGCGTTCGGCGCGGCAGCCTTGTTCTGCTCGACAACCGGAGCTGCCTCATCGATGTAGTGCTGGATGCGCTGGCCACCATCGCCGAACTTCTCGCTGTACGAGTCGTTAAACCCGACGGTGATAATGACGCGTTCGGTGCTTGCGTTCAGCGCGCCGTCCTCAATCGCCTTGGCAGCGTGGTCCTTGAACAGCTTGTTCCTCTCGCTGGACACGGTCAGTCCGGTGCAGGAGTAGTCGTCTACCGGAAGGCCCAAGCGCTGCCCTGCCTGCTTGGCGTAGTTATTCGGGCTAGTCGGGCAACCGACTGGAGATGCCTTGGTAGCTTCTGTCTCCTGGCCGACCCAGTACGGGGCCCAGTCCCCTACCCAGGGATCGGCAGTGATCGAATCGCCAATAGCGACAAGGTTGCCCTGGCCTTCCTCGGCTAGAGCGTGCGGGGCAGAAACAAGGCCTGCAGCCATAGCAGTTGCTACGGCGATGCGGCGGGCGCGCTTGAACATGATTCCGTCTACTCCTAGGTCTCCAGTTGTAAAAGTTTTAGATATGCCAAAGCCCCGACCCTGAAGGCCGGGGCAGAGGACTTTAGGAGTTCGTCTTATGCGAACATGCCGAGCAGCTTGGAAGCGCCCTCAGCGATGGAGACGATCGGCTTAACGACGGAGTACAGGTCGGTGAAGCCGTTGGTGAAGAGGTTCTCGATGGTGGAGAAGCCGAAGTCCAGGTCGGAGGACAAGACGTAATCAAGGTTCGATTTCTCACGCCGCCGCGGCAGAGTCTCCACGGCCGGATGCGTCAAAAGTATTTCTCACTCGAAAAAAGCCTCTACCAGCAAGTTAATCCGCTGTTTGCGTGACGCGGCAACATTTAACCCGTAGTTACGTAACGCTCGTCGGCCCGCTCTCGATGTTGCACAACCGCTGAAAACTTTCTTGAAAATTTCGTCGAACCCCGTCTCAGGCACCCAGCCTTTACCCTATTCCGGGGGTACCGGGGCATCTCCAGAGTGACCCATGCGACCCGTGAGACAAACGAAACCGCGTTCACACTTACTCGCTTGTGACCAGAAAAGCGCACTTAAAGGTAGAAATTTTCCGCTGCGCGAACGTAGGGCGCGACGCTGATTCACGTCGAGACGGCGAGAGCGGGCATCGACACGCGCTGCAGCCCTTAGAAACGCCAAAAGACCCTGCCCTCCCAGACGGGAAAGACAGGGCCTCTGCGAGCGTCTCAGCGGCTCTCAGCGGGGCTGAGAGCGTCGCTGGGCTCTGGGTTAGGACGAAGGCTTTCTTAGAAGCCCATGCCGCCCATGGCATCGGCATCCGGCATGCCAGCGTTGGACTGCGGCTCCGGCTTGTCCGCCACGACTGCCTCGGTGGTGAGGAACAGGGCGGCGATGGAGGCCGCGTTCTGCAGGGCGGAGCGGGTGACCTTCACCGGGTCGTTGATGCCGGCCTCCATGAGGTCGACGTACTCACCGGTAGCCGCGTTCAGGCCCTGGCCGGCCGGCAGGGAGGCGACCTTGTCGGCCACAACGCCCGGCTCGAAGCCGGCGTTGTACGCAATCTGCTTCAGCGGTGCCGACAGCGCCTCACGGACGATCTTCACGCCGGTGGCCTGATCACCGGTCAGATCGGTCAGCGAATCCAGCGCCTGCGCCGCCTGCAGGAGGGCGACGCCGCCGCCGGCGACAATGCCCTCGTCCACGGCAGCCTTGGCGTTGCGCACGGCATCCTCAATGCGGTGCTTGCGCTCCTTGAGCTCGACCTCGGTAGCGGCACCGACCTTGAGCACAGCCACGCCGCCGGACAACTTGGCCAGGCGCTCCTGCAGCTTCTCGCGGTCGTAATCGGAATCGGAGTTCTCGATCTCCGCGCGCAGCTGCTTGATGCGGCCGTCGATCTGCTCCTGGGAGCCAGCGCCCTGCACGATGGTGGTCTCGTCCTTGTTGACGACGACCTTGCGGGCCTGGCCGAGGTGCTCGAGGCCGGCGGTCTCCAGCTTGAGGCCGACCTCCTCGGCGATGACCTGGCCGCCGGTGAGGATGGCCATGTCCTGCAGGGTGGCCTTGCGGCGATCACCGAAGCCCGGGGCCTTCACGGCGACGGACTTGAAGGTGCCGCGCAGCTTGTTGACCACGAGGGTGGACAGGGCCTCGCCCTCGACGTCCTCGGCGATAATCAGCAGCGGCTTGCCGGACTGCATGACCTGCTCGAGCAGCGGGACCAAGTCCTTGACGTTGGAGATCTTGGAGGAGACCAGCAGGATGTACGGATCCTCCAGGACCGCCTCCTGGCGCTCCATGTCGGTGGCGAAGTAGCCGGAGATGTAGCCCTTGTCGAAACGCATGCCCTCGGTGACCTCGAGATCCACGCCGAAGGTGTTGGACTCCTCGACGGTAATGACGGAGTCCTTAGCCACGGAGCCGTTGCCCACGGCGTACATGGCCTCTGCGATCTTCTCACCGATAGCCGGGTCCGCGGCGGAGATGCCAGCGGTGGTGGCGATCTGCTCCTGCGTTTCTACTTCCTTCGCGGAATCCAGCAGGGAGTCAACCACCTTCTTGGTCGCTGCCTCGATGCCGCGCTTGATGCCCATCGGGTTGGAACCAGCCGCGACGTTGCGAAGACCCTCGCGGACGAGCGCCTGGGCCAGAACGGTAGCGGTGGTGGTGCCGTCGCCGGCGACATCGTCAGTCTTCTTCGCGACTTCCTTGACCAGCTCGGCGCCAATCTTTTCGTAGGCGTCCTCGAGCTCAATCTCCTTCGCGATGGAGACACCGTCATTGGTGATGGTCGGCGCGCCCCAGGACTTTTCCAGGACGACGTTGCGGCCCTTCGGGCCGAGGGTGACCTTGACGGCATCGGCAAGAGTGTTCAGTCCACGCTCGAGGCCGCGACGGGCCTCCTCGTTGAAGGCGATCTGCTTTGCCATAGTGTGTAGTGCTCCTTGAATTCGCTTTTCAACCACACTCGTGTCTGCGTCATACATGGTCGCCCGCGACGGCAGAGCTGGTGAGTGCTAACCAGCCTCAACCACGTATGCCAGGTTTTCTGGCACTCTTTATCGGTGAGTGCTAGGGCTATTCTGGCACTCGCGCGCAGTGTGTGCAAGACCACCCGAGCCACGGCGCGTCGCAGGTTGGTAGCGGGACTGGGCTGGTTGCCAGCGGGGTTGAGTGCGTGCGGACTGCACCAGATACTTCAGCCACGGCGCCGCGATGAGCAGCAGACTCCACCAAATCCAGGTCGAGCGCGCCAGCGCGTTGCCGGAGTGGATCTGGTCCCAGATGTCGAACGGCAGATCCAGCATCACGCTGAGGAACGGCCACATAACCACAAGTGCCGCGATGGGGAGCGCGAGCCCGAGGGCGAAGTGGCATGCGGGGTGGGATGGCTGGATTGTGTGTGATTGCTGGGTGCGGCGCAGCACGTCCGCTACCCCACCGACGGCCAGCGGGACGACCCACAGCCAGTAGTGGTGCCACGAAAACGGCGAGACCAGGCTCATCCCGATCCCCGTGATGGCCATCGCGGCCGTAACGTTGTGCGCTGTGAGAAGCCGCGAGGCGCTGGCGAAGGTCAGCACCGCGACCGTCACCGCGAGCGCTGCCCACAACACCCCGCTGTCGACGCCGACCTCGCGTTGCAGCCACAGACGCAGGCTCTGTGAGGTCGGGTTATCAATGCCGCCGAAGCGCTCCACGTCGAACAGGGTCTTCCACCACGCGCGGAAGCCACCCGGGACGGCGATATCCCCCAGCGCCACCGTGGTGAGGAAGGTGCCGCCTGCGACGGCCGCCGCGCGGTAGCGGCGCTGTAAGAGGAAGAGGAATCCGAAAAACGCGGGAAACAACTTGATCCCCGCGGCAAGGCCCACGCCGACACCAGCCCACCAGGGGTCGTCTGGGTGGTGACGATTGGACGGGCGCGACCGTTCGTCGCCGGGCCGAGGGTTTTTGTCGTTGTACGCAGCAAGGACCGGGGCCGCGAGGAAGTCCACGGCGATAAGCGCGGTGACGAACATATTGATCTGTCCCCAGAAGAACCCAGCGCGCACCGGCTCAAAGGCGAAGGCGGCCAGCGTGACGGCGCAGATGGCCGGCACGGAGCCGAGCGTGAGAGGGATGTGCCGCTCGCGCAGCACCGCGGCGATGAGCCCGCCGAGCGCGAGAAGCGCGAACAGCTGCCACAGCTCCGCGGCCGCGATGA is a genomic window of Corynebacterium massiliense DSM 45435 containing:
- a CDS encoding glycosyltransferase 87 family protein, yielding MGRHAAPSRTKNRSHTPQNHPPQNRPPHRISPYARAGALLTVCVIALVVLAKNTSDWAMEPAVDSAVQLENEADPAARTADTYHLFGIPMDFQVYYRAGECVRTAGCDVYAHNFVTENNGQRWDLPFTYPPLVAWLFGLVSRLPLIAAAELWQLFALLALGGLIAAVLRERHIPLTLGSVPAICAVTLAAFAFEPVRAGFFWGQINMFVTALIAVDFLAAPVLAAYNDKNPRPGDERSRPSNRHHPDDPWWAGVGVGLAAGIKLFPAFFGFLFLLQRRYRAAAVAGGTFLTTVALGDIAVPGGFRAWWKTLFDVERFGGIDNPTSQSLRLWLQREVGVDSGVLWAALAVTVAVLTFASASRLLTAHNVTAAMAITGIGMSLVSPFSWHHYWLWVVPLAVGGVADVLRRTQQSHTIQPSHPACHFALGLALPIAALVVMWPFLSVMLDLPFDIWDQIHSGNALARSTWIWWSLLLIAAPWLKYLVQSARTQPRWQPAQSRYQPATRRGSGGLAHTARECQNSPSTHR
- the groL gene encoding chaperonin GroEL (60 kDa chaperone family; promotes refolding of misfolded polypeptides especially under stressful conditions; forms two stacked rings of heptamers to form a barrel-shaped 14mer; ends can be capped by GroES; misfolded proteins enter the barrel where they are refolded when GroES binds), whose protein sequence is MAKQIAFNEEARRGLERGLNTLADAVKVTLGPKGRNVVLEKSWGAPTITNDGVSIAKEIELEDAYEKIGAELVKEVAKKTDDVAGDGTTTATVLAQALVREGLRNVAAGSNPMGIKRGIEAATKKVVDSLLDSAKEVETQEQIATTAGISAADPAIGEKIAEAMYAVGNGSVAKDSVITVEESNTFGVDLEVTEGMRFDKGYISGYFATDMERQEAVLEDPYILLVSSKISNVKDLVPLLEQVMQSGKPLLIIAEDVEGEALSTLVVNKLRGTFKSVAVKAPGFGDRRKATLQDMAILTGGQVIAEEVGLKLETAGLEHLGQARKVVVNKDETTIVQGAGSQEQIDGRIKQLRAEIENSDSDYDREKLQERLAKLSGGVAVLKVGAATEVELKERKHRIEDAVRNAKAAVDEGIVAGGGVALLQAAQALDSLTDLTGDQATGVKIVREALSAPLKQIAYNAGFEPGVVADKVASLPAGQGLNAATGEYVDLMEAGINDPVKVTRSALQNAASIAALFLTTEAVVADKPEPQSNAGMPDADAMGGMGF
- the ppk2 gene encoding polyphosphate kinase 2; translation: MADLKDDDLPEIDLTETDGYVVDETDEDDPTLLGPDGNEVQTWRENYPYDERMSRDEYEQVKRALQIELLKWQNWTKETGQRHIIIFEGRDAAGKGGTIKRFNEHLNPRGARTVALEKPSPRESTSWYFQRYIEHFPSGGEIVFFDRSWYNRSGVERVMGFCTETQHAEFLREVPMLENMILGSGISLTKLWFSVTRKEQRTRFAIRQIDPVRQWKLSPMDLASLDKWDDYTRAKEEQFRYTDTDESPWITIKSNDKKRGRINAMRYVLSKFEYTNKDHEVVGEPDPNIVKRGRDQIGD
- a CDS encoding GDSL-type esterase/lipase family protein; the encoded protein is MFKRARRIAVATAMAAGLVSAPHALAEEGQGNLVAIGDSITADPWVGDWAPYWVGQETEATKASPVGCPTSPNNYAKQAGQRLGLPVDDYSCTGLTVSSERNKLFKDHAAKAIEDGALNASTERVIITVGFNDSYSEKFGDGGQRIQHYIDEAAPVVEQNKAAAPNARIQMVGYPTISKDGNVCPLHVVDDKLVPAPPIHLPMVTDFENIAQDMQRGLAERTGTEFIDMKPSTEFNGMCGPDESREFAGVIDTTGPAFNLPFHANSRGHAHIADVIANS
- a CDS encoding NINE protein; this encodes MANSDEQSTPENPFRNDDSTNSNAGDSLGSGKHRDNSDFLSSETNFGSPGSESASPMAGSHRVSRDEFTGGDAGSSASQHAEGQGSAAQGYSAQSFSAQGDSAQHGYSQQGWQPTHAPFPKDREERQYGQGQGQDFNAGQTYGQGLQHGPQNGPSGPGQFGQSGQQTYGQNPGQGFQQGQPAAGGQQGYPPASQNQGYPVAPHQGYPGAVSDKTKLVAGLLALFLGGLGIHHFYNDNPMMGIGRIAVTVLCFVPFIGIIFLLIDFVWWVADVVMAFTGNGPFKQDKYGRPLQ